Proteins from one Panicum virgatum strain AP13 chromosome 7K, P.virgatum_v5, whole genome shotgun sequence genomic window:
- the LOC120642027 gene encoding rust resistance kinase Lr10-like, translating into MGNAAVAIKDARVVVVSALIRRCRVVRKKMKKKIGKKIIKEIERLNRESQACKALEDVVIEIGTVEKFLNDILNEKPMRFSPEQLAACTRNYSSELGSGGFGVVYKGDLPNGLPVAVKVLKVSMNKKVQEAFMAEIGTIGRTYHVHLVRLYGFCFDRDTKALVYEFLEMGSLEKYLYGGDEEGTAPRLEWRTLHSIAVGTAKGIRYLHEECQQRIVHYDIKPANILLTGDFTPKVADFGLARLGERENTHMSLTGGGRGTPGYAAPELWMALPATEKCDVYSFGMLLFEILGRRRNFDPCVGESKEWYPRWVWEKYEQGELECVVSGDGIGEADRDKAEMMCKVALWCVQFQPAARPTMSSVVRMLEGEMAIVPPVNPFHYVMDSSSGSTSSGLWSSGTYQSSRDTTGRNSQMSGSHSALQLDAMIEDVKRTDVPVSMK; encoded by the exons ATGGGGAATGCCGCTGTTGCAATCA AAGATGCGAGGGTAGTAGTAGTGAGCGCCCTCATCAGAAGATGCCGCGtcgtgaggaagaagatgaagaagaagatcggGAAGAAAATCATTAAGGAGATTGAGAGATTGAACCGCGAGTCTCAAGCCTGCAAGGCCCTGGAGGACGTGGTGATCGAGATCGGGACGGTGGAGAAGTTCCTGAACGACATCCTAAACGAGAAGCCCATGCGTTTCAGCCCCGAGCAGCTGGCGGCCTGCACCCGGAACTACTCGTCGGAGCTGGGGTCCGGCGGCTTCGGAGTGGTGTACAAGGGCGACCTGCCGAACGGCCTTCCGGTGGCCGTGAAGGTCCTGAAGGTGTCCATGAACAAGAAGGTCCAGGAGGCGTTCATGGCGGAGATCGGCACCATCGGCCGGACGTACCACGTGCATCTCGTCCGGCTCTACGGCTTCTGCTTCGACAGGGACACCAAGGCGCTGGTATACGAATTCTTGGAGATGGGCTCCCTCGAGAAGTACCTCTatggcggcgacgaggagggcACGGCGCCGAGGCTGGAGTGGAGGACGCTGCACAGCATCGCCGTCGGCACGGCGAAGGGGATCCGGTACCTGCATGAGGAGTGCCAGCAGCGGATCGTGCACTACGACATCAAGCCGGCCAACATCCTCCTCACCGGCGACTTCACCCCGAAGGTGGCCGACTTCGGGCTGGCGCGGCTCGGCGAGCGGGAGAACACGCACATGTCGCtgaccggcggcgggcgcgggacgCCCGGGTACGCGGCGCCGGAGCTGTGGATGGCGCTGCCGGCGACGGAGAAGTgcgacgtgtacagcttcggGATGCTGCTGTTCGAGatcctggggcggcggcggaacttcGACCCCTGCGTGGGCGAGAGCAAGGAGTGGTACCCGAGGTGGGTGTGGGAGAAGTACGAGCAGGGCGAGCTGGAGTGCGTCGTGTCCGGTGACGGCATCGGGGAGGCGGACAGGGACAAGGCGGAGATGATGTGCAAGGTGGCGCTGTGGTGCGTGCAGTTCcagccggcggcgcgcccgacGATGAGCAGCGTGGTGCGGATGCTGGAGGGGGAGATGGCCATCGTTCCGCCGGTGAACCCCTTCCACTACGTGATGGACAGTAGCAGCGGCTCCACGAGCTCGGGGCTGTGGAGCAGCGGCACGTACCAGAGCAGCAGGGACACCACCGGCAGAAACAGCCAGATGTCAGGGAGCCATTCTGCCTTACAGCTTGACGCGATGATCGAAGATGTTAAGCGGACTGATGTGCCGGTGTCAATGAAATAG
- the LOC120640370 gene encoding uncharacterized protein LOC120640370: MDAASSSKQTRKRRRCKEAATCTSVATAEGTVRGRQARRGSTRQGKKEGKCLAQAENQVYLTPGISYYGPPAHACQYCGAQFWHQERVKRSYSGEGGCIRFHLCCRGGKVVLPFQRDPPQFLAGLLDPHGDVLSKYFIKSIRSYNSMFAFTSLGAKIDTGINKEPGPYVFKINGQVHHRIGSLLPDEGKPPVYAQLYIFDTENEIQNRMSIFDRDRECDKDNGVDKKNC; encoded by the exons ATGGATGCTGCTTCTTCGTCTAAACAGACAAGGAAAAGACGGCGCTGTAAAGAAGCAGCTACCTGCACATCAG TGGCAACTGCTGAGGGTACAGTTCGTGGGAGGCAGGCTCGCCGAGGATCCACAAGACAGGGAAAGAAAGAAG GAAAGTGTCTGGCCCAGGCGGAAAATCAAG TGTACCTTACACCTGGGATTTCATACTACGGCCCTCCTGCGCACGCGTGCCAGTACTGCGGCGCGCAGTTCTGGCACCAAGAGCGCGTGAAAAGGTCCTACTCAGGTGAAGGAGGCTGTATTCGTTTCCATCTTTGTTGTCGTGGAGGTAAAGTTGTCTTGCCGTTTCAAAGGGATCCTCCTCAGTTCCTGGCTGGGTTGCTGGATCCACACGGTGATGTTTTGTCTAAATACTTCATTAAGTCCATAAGATCATATAATTCAATGTTCGCTTTCACATCACTTGGTGCCAAAATTGATACTGGTATAAATAAGGAACCTGGGCCATATGTGTTCAAAATTAATGGTCAGGTCCATCATCGGATTGGTTCTTTGCTACCGGATGAGGGTAAACCCCCAGTGTATGCACAACTCTATATTTTTGACACTGAAAATGAGATTCAGAATCGAATGTCAATTTTTGATAGGGACAGGGAGTGCGATAAAGATAATGGagttgataaaaaaaattgttga